The region CATTTAGTATCCTTTCTGCTTCTTTATTAGCTTCATGTATCTTTTGATTAATAACCTCTATATATTCCTCAATATTAACATCTTTTTCTATTTTTATAGGTTTTCCTATATAAGTAACCGATTTTGAAAATGGTAAAGGAAATTGAAATTTATCCCATGCTTTTTTAAATACTATTTTTTTACTAAAAGCTCCTCCAATAGGTAGTATTTCAACACCTGTTTTTTGTGCCATAAATACTATTCCTGGTTTTATTTGATATATTGGTCCTCTTGGTCCATCTACTGCAAATCCCAAAGAATATCCTCTTTTCAAGTGTTTTATCATGCTCATAAGGCTTCTAATATTTTTATCATTAGAAGAACCTCTTATTACATCATATCCAAATTTTTTAAGTATCACACTAAGCAGTTCTCCATCCCTTGAAGGACTTACTAATGTAGTAACTTTATCTAAATAAGATAAAGACATCGAAGGAAAAATTATTTTTTCATGCCAAAATCCATAAATATAATTTTTTTCTTTTATCTCTTTATGTTTTACTACTTTATTTCTCATTGTTAGCGTAATAAATTTTATTAAATAATAAAGTAAATAACCATATTTTCTATATTTTTTTTCTTTTTTTATATTTT is a window of Hypnocyclicus thermotrophus DNA encoding:
- a CDS encoding lysophospholipid acyltransferase family protein, which translates into the protein METKKKKNIKKEKKYRKYGYLLYYLIKFITLTMRNKVVKHKEIKEKNYIYGFWHEKIIFPSMSLSYLDKVTTLVSPSRDGELLSVILKKFGYDVIRGSSNDKNIRSLMSMIKHLKRGYSLGFAVDGPRGPIYQIKPGIVFMAQKTGVEILPIGGAFSKKIVFKKAWDKFQFPLPFSKSVTYIGKPIKIEKDVNIEEYIEVINQKIHEANKEAERILNEK